The DNA window TTCGCACCTTCCTGCGCAAAGTCGAGGAAGCCATCGCGTCCGGCGACAAGGAAGCTGCACAAAATGCGCTCCGTACTGCTCAACCCGAACTGATGCGCGGCGTCTCGAAGGGAGTGTTTCATAAAAACACCGCTTCGCGGAAAATGGCGCGCCTGTCTTCGCGGGTGAAATCGCTCGGCTGACACACGGCCCTAAGCTATTGAAGGAAAAGGTGCCGAATCGCGCGGCACCTTTTTTTTATGGCTATGAACGACTCGGGTTCTAGCAACTTTTTCGCGGTAAAGATCGAGTCAAGCGCTAAGAACAGTTGCCGTCTTGCTGACTCAATTGCTAATTTGCCAGAGCGATTCACGCTTGGGGGGACAGGCGCTCGCACCGGACACGGATCAACTGCTCTGATCATGCCGGTGTATCCGACCGAT is part of the Roseovarius sp. THAF9 genome and encodes:
- the rpsT gene encoding 30S ribosomal protein S20, with the translated sequence MANTLQSKKRARQNARRLSVNKARRSRIRTFLRKVEEAIASGDKEAAQNALRTAQPELMRGVSKGVFHKNTASRKMARLSSRVKSLG